The sequence CAATTTTTACTACATAGAAGAAAGCGGCGCGGTGCTGGACAGTCAAAAGCAGCCCACCCCCTATCGCCTGGGCAGCGGCTTTGGCGATCTTTATAAAGGCGACGAATATGTGGGCAACATTTACTTAAACGGCGCAGTTGGCAAGAACGAAGCCGGAGCGGTCACCACCTTCGGTGCGCCGCTAAAGGCACCCAAGCGTTGCTATGTATTTATGCTGCGCAGCAATGACCGGGGCAAAACCTGGAGCGACCCGGTGGATATTACCAATATGGTACTCCATGAAACGGATGGCACCTTCCTGGGCGTAGCACCCGGTGCGGGCATTACCACCACAGACGGGCGGATCATTATGCCCTTGTATGTGGACCGCAAAAGCACCGTCTCCATTTACAGTGTTGACAACGGTGACACCTGGCACCGCATGACCTCCCAGCCCTATGCGGAGAATACGGACGAGTGGCAAATGGTGGAAGCGCCGGACGGCAGTATTGTGGGCTTCGGACGGCAAAAGCGCTTCGGAAAGACCCCTATGTCCATTTCTGCCAACAAGGGAAAAAGCTGGAGCAAATGCGGCAAAACCGGGCTGTACGCCCCCAAGTGCCAAAAAAGCGTGATCGCTGTCGGAGACACCGTCTTTTGCAGCCATCCCTCCGGGCACACCCGTGAAAACGGTATGCTCTCCGTAGGCAAACTGCGGCGCAAAAAAGGCGGCTACACCCATGTGGACTGGGTGCGCCATGTGCCTATCAACCAGGGCTTTTTTGCCTACTCCTGCCTGGCGCAAATAGACGCGCACACCCTGGGCGTACTCTACGAGGACCGACCCTCCAGCCATATTCAGTTTCAAACCTTTGAACTGGCGGAACTGACGGGTTAACTGCATAAGCATAAAACAAGCTGTACGACGCTTTGCCGTACAGCTCTATTTTTTATTCTTCAATTTTAATCACAAATTTAATCACAAAACGGTCTGTTTTACGCAGACTTAAAGGTTAGTTTCAATTTATCGGCGATCATGGCGATAAACTCGCTGTTGGTGGGCTTGCCCCGCTGGGATTGAATGGTATAGCCGAAATAAGATGACAGTACATCCACATCGCCCCGATCCCAGGCCACCTCAATGGCGTGGCGGATTGCCCGCTCCACCCGAGAGGCAGTGGTGCCGTGCATCTTGGCTACCGTAGGATACAGCAGCTTTGTCACGCTGCTCATCATCTCCGGGTCCTCCACGGACAGCTTGATGGCCGAGCGCAGGTACTGATAGCCCTTAATGTGGGCAGGTACGCCGATCTGGCGCATAATGTCCGAAATAATCAAATCCAAATCCGCACCCTGCACATCGGCGGAACGGGGGTTCTTGCTCTTCGCCTTCCACTGGGACAGTCGACTGATTCGATGCGCCACCGACTGGGGCCGTACCGGCTTGATGAGCATGTAGTCCGCACCTGCTCGAATCATCTGCTCCTCAAACTCCGGCGTGTCCATAGAGGACAACAGCAGCACCAGCGGCTTCTCTGCCATGGGCTCCATGTGTTCCAGCACTTCCATGGCGTCTGCGCCGCTCATAAACACATCCATCACCACCACATCAAAGTGCTGCGTGTCCAGCAGCGAGATCACCCGGTTGCCGTCCTTTTGGGTCAGCACGCAGTCAAACCCGCCGGCTTTCAATTCTTTTTGGCAGGCCTTGCCAAAAGCCGCCGAATCGTCTGCAATCAATACTCTTATCATTTCTTTCATAGTGAAACCTCCTTCTTGTTTCTGTCATATCTTACCATTTTCGGAGGCGTTTTGCAATACTTTTTCACTACTTTTTGTGATATTTTTTCACCTTGTGCCTTTCGCGACAGCATCCGACGCAGCTAACATACTTTCTGCAAAAATTGCATACCCACGCCGGGGGCTATCCACGATCACATGGGTCAGGGCACCTACCAGCCGCCCGTTTTGCAGAATTGGAGAACCGCTCATGCCCTGCACAATGCCGCCTGTCTTGGCCAGCAGCGCCGGGTCCGTTACCCGCACAATCATATTCTTTTCGCCGCTGCCGCCCCGGTAGCTGATATGAATGATCTTTGCCTTATACAATCGGGGTGTGTTGTCGCCGTCCACGGTGGTAAGCACCTGGCAGTCTCCGTTCTCTACCTGCTGCGCAGTCGCTACCGGATAGGTTCGCATGCCTTTCAAAGAGCAGCTGTATCGACCGAACACGCCGGCGTTGTCATTTTCTGTCAGTGCGCCCAATGGCTGCTGCAAAAAATCACAGCAAATGGAACCGGTGCTGCCCGCCTTGCTTTTATAAATTTTGGTGACTTTGGCTGCAACCGCCTCGCCCCGTAAAATAGGCATAATCTCACCGGTGTCCACATCGGTAATGGGATGACCCAGCGCCGCCATTACACCGGTCTGCGGGTCATAGTAAGTCACCGTACCGATTCCGGCAGTGGAGTCACGCACCCATACCCCTGCCTTCCAGCACCCGTCCGCTTTGGAATACACCGGAGTTAACGAAAACGTCTTATATTTTCCGTCCCGCTTCACCTGCACGGATACGGCACCGCCGGAGCGAGAAAACAGTGCAGCCACATCTTCTGAAGCGCTAACCTTTTTGCCGTCTATCGCTACAATCAAGTCACCGCTTTGTATACCGGCCTTGGCGGCAGGATTCATTGCCTTTCCGTCCACCTGCACATCCCGGGTACCCACCACCAGCACCCCGTCTGTATAGATTTTAATTCCGAAGGCACTGCCGCTGACCGCCACCTGCCGCGGCGCCGTTTTTTGCAGCGCCACAGTCTTTACCGGCACCGCGTTCAACAGGCGCACCTCTTTTTGCGTCCCGGAGACGGCCGTCTCCTGCCGGGCGTCCACCACTCCGGTACGCCCGCCGCTGACGGTAAACAAGCCGCCAAAGTAAGCTGCATCTCCGCCGCCGGTACGCACCGTGTCCGGCAAAGCCCAACAGCCAAAGCCAACCAAGCCGTAGATCACCGCAAGCACCACGGCCAATACTGCCGTAGCTGCACGCACACACTTTTTCATTTTATCACCCATTTTAGTATGCGATAAAAGTGCCAAAACTGCCGTGAAAAATAATGGCAGCAAATAAAAAAACACCGTCGGGCAAGCACGCACCGACGGTGTTTTTTACAATTTTGTAAGATAAAGTTAAATAGACACTTCCAAAGCGGTCTGATACAGCTCAGGGTCAATATGTTTTTCCATATTCAGAGCCTCAAAAATATCATAATCTACGATTTTGTCCTGATGAATGGCCACCACGCGATTGCCAATGCCCTTCATCAACAGGTTCTTTACCGCATAGTTGCCCATTTGGGTTGCCAACACACGGTCGCGAGCAGTGGGTGAACCGCCACGCTGCACATGACCCAGCACACAGGCACGAGACTCCACGCCGGTCTTAGCCTGGATCTCCTTGGCCAACTCGTTCACATTGATCCCAACACCCTCGGCCACAATGATCAAAAAGTGCTTTTTGTCCGTGCGCAGGGTGCGCTTCATCCGCTCAATTACATCCTTTTGAATATCAAATTCGATCTCCGGAATCAGAATTGCGGTAGCGCCTACGGCAATGCCGGCGTTCAGCGCCAAATAACCGGCACGACGCCCCATCACCTCAACCACCATGCAGCGGTCGTGGCTCTCGGCTGTATCGCGAATGCGATCCACCATCTCCATAATGGTGTTCATACAGGTATCATACCCAATGGTATAGTCACAGCAAGCAATATCGTTATCGATGGTGCCGGGCAGACCCACACAGGGAATACCTCTCTGGGACAGATCACGGGCCCCACGGAAAGAACCGTCGCCGCCGATGACCACTACGCCCTCAATGCCGTTCTCACGGCAAACGCGGATGGCCTTGCGCATACCCTCTTCCGTAGCGAACTCCACGCTGCGGGCAGAATAGAGCTTGGTGCCGCCCCGATGAATAATATCCGAAACAGAACGCAGATCCATCTCCACAAAATCGCCGTTGATCAAACCGTTATAGCCACGAACCACGCCTAACACGCGAATCCCGTTTTCACAAGCGGTACGCACCACAGCGCGCACAGCGGCATTCATGCCGGGAGAGTCGCCACCACTGGTCAAAACTGCTATTGTCTTCATGCCTTTCAGCCTCCACATCAAATTACATTCAAACCACATTGTACTAATTTGGCAGAAAAAAGTCAAGATGCCCTTTCCAATTCTAGGCAAAAGCGGTAAAACTTCGTCATAATAGCAAAATTTTTGTCTGCTATCACTGTGCAATATAGACAACATTATCATGCCCTAAAATGCGTTTCAATTCTGCCAGCATGGTAGGATTGACCGACACAAAGTCCTGCTGCGGGGCACGCACATAGCGTCCGGTGTCCTTATAGTAGTACCACAGCGGCTCCGGTCCGTCAAAAATGGAAGTCACCACCTGCGCTTTGTGTAGCCTGGGGTCTGTTTGGCTGTCTAACCGCAAAAACAGTCCCCGGTGCTTGTGGCGCTTCTCCTCTGCCGGGAGTACCGCCGCGTGTGCCGTCAACGGCAGTGTTTGCGCCGTAGGTGGTCCGTCAATGGTGTTCGCCAAAATCTTGGCGTCCTTTTCCTCCTCCAGAGACAGAGCGCCGGTCACGGTGATCACCTTGCCCTCGGCAATGAAACGGGCATACCGGGTGAGCACCTTGGGAAACACCAGCACCTCCATACTGCCCAGCGAGTCGCTGAGCTGTACGAAAGCCATACTCTCCCCGGCGCGGGTCTTTTTCATAGTAATACCGGTTACACTGCCGCATAAGGTCACCGTTTGGCCGTCCTTGTAGGGGCCGTCCGGTGCCAGCAGCTGTGCTGTGCGGGGATAGCCCAAATGGTCCAGAACCCGATCGTATTTATCCATGGGGTGGCCGGACAGGAACAGACCGGTCATTTCCTTTTCCATCTTCAGGCACTCATTCTTTGGGAACTCCTCCACCTGGGGCAAATCGAATTCAAAGCCAAAATCCTGCCCGCCGGACAACTCAAAGAAACCCACCTGCCCGTAACGCAAACTGTTTTTATATTCGTCCAAATTACTGACGATGGCCGGCAGCGCCTGAAGCATCTGGCGACGGTTCGCCCCCAAGTGATCCAGCGCACCGCAGCGGATCAAACTTTCTACCGCGCGGCGGTTAAAATGCTTGTCGCATAGCCTGCGGCAAAAATCAAAAATGCTCTCGAAGGCGCCGTTTTCCCGCTCGGAGATAATATCGTTGATAAACTCTTTGCCCAAATTTTTAATGCCTAAAAGGCCATAGTGAATCACTTTGCCCTCTGCGGTAAAGCCCTTCATAGAGGTGTTCACATCCGGCGGCGCCAGCTGCAAGCCCATACGCTTGCACTCGGCAATATAGGACGCCACCTTGTTGCTGCGATCCAGCACAGAGGTAAGCAGCGCTGCCATAAACTGCGCCGGGGCGTGCACCTTCAAATACGCAGTGCGATAAGCCACCAAGGCATAGCAGGCGGCATGGGATTTATTAAAGGCATAGCTGGCAAATCCCGCCATATCGTCAAAGATGGCGTTAGCTGCCGCCTCCTCCACACCGTTTGCCACAGCGCCGGTGACAAAGTGGGTGCGCTCCCGCTCCATCACATCGTGCTTTTTCTTGCTCATGGCACGGCGCACCACATCCGCCTGGCCGTAGCTATACCCTGCCAGTGCCCGAAAGATCTGCATGACTTGCTCTTGGTAGACGATAAAGCCGTAAGTATTCTCCAAGATCGGCTTTAACAGCGGGGTTTTGTACCGCACCTTGGAGGGATCGTTGGCGCAGGCCACATAGCCGTCAATCTGGTCCGCGGGACCGGGTCGGTACAGCGAAGTGGCAGCGATCAGGTGTTCCAAGCAAGTGGGGCGCAGCTTTTGCAGCATTTCTTTCATGCCGGCGGACTCAAACTGAAAAATCCCCTCCGTCTTGCCGGCGGCAAACAGCTTGTACACCGCCGGATCGTTAATATCAATCGTATTGATGTCTATATCTGCCGCCCGGGCTGCATCGTGGATCACCGTTAAGGTGCGCAGACCCAGGAAGTCCATTTTCAGCAGACCCAGTTCTTCCAGAGTGGTCATAATATACTGGGTTACCACCACATTATCATTGGTGGCCAAAGGCACATAACTGGCCACCGGGTCCCGGGTGATCACCACACCGGCGGCGTGGGTAGAGGCATTGCGGGGCATACCCTCGATTTGGCGGGCAGTATCCAACAGCTCCTGCACCTTGGGGTCCTCTGCCATCAGCTTGCGTAAAGGCGCTGATTTTTTAATAGCTTGATCCAGGCTGATATGCAGGTCCCGAGGCACCAGCTTTGCCACCGCATCCACAGCAGCATAAGGCATACCCATCACCCGACCCACATCGCGAATGGCCGCACGGGCCGCCAGGGTGCCGAAGGTGACGATCTGTGCCACATGGTCCGCGCCGTATTTGCGGGTCACATAGTCGATCACCTCTTGCCGCCGTTCATAGCAAAAGTCAATATCAAAGTCCGGCATAGACACCCGCTCCGGGTTCAAAAACCGCTCAAACAGCAGGTCGTACTTCATGGGGTCAATATCTGTAATGCCGATACAATAGGCGGCAATGGACCCGGCGCCGGAGCCACGCCCCGGTCCCACCGGTATGCCCTGATCCTTGGCGTACTGCACAAAATCCACCACGATCAGGTAATAGTCCGTGTAACCCATCTTCTGTATGGTGTTCAGCTCATACTCCAGCCGTTCTGCATAGGCCTTGGGCGGGTGTTGGCCGTAGCGGCGCACCATACCCTCCCGGCACAGCTTTTGGAAATAAGCGTAGTGATCCATACCGCCGGGGGTCTCATAATACGGCAGCTTGGTGTTACCAAATTCAAAATCAAAGTTGCAGCGCCGGGCGATCTTCTCCGTATTCTCCAGCGCCTGGGGCACGGCAGCAAAGGTCTCTGCCATCTCCTCCTCACTTTTAAGGTAGAACTGATCCGAGTGGAACTCCAGCCCGGTGTCCTCCCCCAGCACATGGTTGGTGGCAATGCAGATCAGCACCTGCTGAATTTTGGCATCCTCCCGGCGCACATAGTGCACATCGTTGGTGGCTACCAAGGGAATACCGGTTTCCCGGCTCAGGCGCAGCAGTCCGGCGTTTACCGTCTGCTGTTCCGGAATACCGTGATCTTGCAATTCCAAATAGTAATGTTCCGAACCAAACAGGTCGCTGTACCACAGGGCGGTCTCCTTCGCCTTGTCATAATCCCGCTCCAACAGTGCCTGGGGAATTTCCCCGGCCAGGCAGGCAGACAAGCAAATCAGGCCTTGATGGTGCTTTTGCAGCAGATCTCGGTCAATGCGCGGCTTAAAATAAAAGCCCTCCGTATAGCCCTTAGACACCATAGCGATCAGGTTTTTATAACCCTCTTCGTTCTCACACAGCAGAACCAGGTGATTATAAGCCTTATCCTGTACCCGCTCCCGATCGTACCGGGTGCGGGGCGCCACATACACTTCGCAGCCGATAATGGGGCGTACCCCCTGCCGCTTGCATGCCTTATAAAAATCAACAGCCCCATACATATTACCGTGATCCGTAATCGCAAGGGACTGCATTCCAAGCGCCTTTGCACGGCTCACCAAATCGTCCAGACGGCAAGCGCCGTCCAGCAGACTAAACTCCGTATGCACATGCAAATGCGTAAACATCATTCAATTTCCTTTTTCTTTGCGTAGTAAATTACACGTTCTCGTCCAAAGCCGCAGCAATATCTACAATGCGCCGCAGCCGGTGATTGACCCCGCTGCGAGACAAAGCGCTCATCTCTGCCAGTTCGCTTAAAGAGCTGTCCGGGTTTTCCTCGCGCAGGATCGCCATGGCGTGCAAATCCTCGCTGAGATACTCCAGCCCACGCAGGCGCCGAATTTTCTCAATGGCGTCCAGCTGCACCCGTACCGCTTGGACCATACGTTCAATATTGGCAGTCTCACAGTTGGCCTTACGATTGGCGGAATTGCGAATGTCTTTGACAATCTTTACATTCATCATCTCAAACATTGCGCCGGAAGCGCCCATCAGGTACAGGCAGTCCTCAATGGCCTCGCTGCCCTTAAAGTACAAGATATGGTATCCCTTACGGTTCGTTAGGCCGGGCTTTAATTCCTTTTCCTCTAACATGGTCACAAAGCTGGCAGCCAAATTCTGATACGGCACGGTAAATTCCAAATGGTAGTCACTCTTAGGACTGGACACCGTGCCACAGGATAAAAATGCCCCGGCGATAAACGCATTCTGACAATTCTCACAGTCAAAGTTGGCGTAATTCACCCGCAGGCTGCCGGCACCCTGGTGGGCAAAGGTCTTCAGTATCTTGGCACAGTCACTGCCGTCCGTTACGCTGACGGTAAAACTGCGTCGCCCGGGAGACGGCACCACCGCCGCCTCTACCCGGCAAATTTCCGCCAGCAGTACACTATATTTCTCTGCAATGCGGGGGTTCTCCGTTTGCAGCGCCACCTGGCGGGAGGAAAAACTTTTGCCGAAAAGGCACATTCCGTAAAGGAATGCTTTTCGGCAGCAGGGTTCTGTATATTGGGCGTCAATCAGTTCGCCCTTCACGGTTTGAGAAAAGGACATTTGCGTCAACCTCGGTTAATATCCCGATGATGGACGGTCACATTGTCCCACCGTGATTCAAAATGATCTTTCAGCGCCTCGGCAATCGCCACGCTGCGATGATTGCCGCCGGTGCAGCCAATGGCAAAGACGATCTGGCTCTTGCCCTCTCGGATATACAGCGGGTTCAGGAAATCCAAAAGGCCGATGAGCTTTTGCAACAGCTCCTCCGACTCTTTAAAGGAGAACACATAGTCCTTCACTTCCTTATCGAGACCGGTTTTGCTGCGCAGCGCCTCTACCCAGTAGGGGTTTGGCAGGCAGCGCACATCAATGACAAAATCCGCTTCACTGGGAATACCGTGCTTAAATCCAAAGGACATCACATGAATGTTCATCATATCCTTATCGCTGCCCAGAAGGATCTGGGCCAAGCGCGTACGCAGCTGATTGGGCGCTGCGTCCGATGTGTCAATCACATGATCCGCCCGCAGCCGCAGGGGCGCCAAAATCTCTTTTTCATAAGCCAGTGCAGCGGCAATATCCCCGTTAAAGCGATCTGCATAGGGGTGCTTGCGGCGGGTAAGCTTGTAACGCTTCAAAGCCACCGGGGTCTTAATATCCAAATAAACAATCTTCACATCATAGCCGTAATTGGACTTGGCGTCGTTCACGCTCTTAATGAAGTCCTCAAACACTTCACTGGAGCGCACATCCACCACAATGGCTACTTTACGATACTCCTCCCGATTGGCAATCAAGCCGATAAAGGTGGGTAGCAGCACCGGAGGCATATTATCAATGCAGTAGTAGCCCACATCTTCCAAAAAGCCCATTGCGCTGGATTTACCGGCACCACTGACGCCGGTTATAATGATCAGTTCCTTGTTTGCAAATTCCATTAACTTTTACTTACTCCGTTACTCGTATTTCCATTTCCAGCTCTACACCGGTCTCCGCCAGCACCTTTTCTCTGCACTGCCGGCAAAGGGCCAGCACATCGGCACAGGTGGCACCGCCTGTATTAATCACAAAGCCGGCGTGCTTCTCGCTGACCCGGGCACCACCCACACTTGTACCTCGCAGACCGCATTGGTCAATGAGCGCACCGGCAAAGTGGCCGGGCGGGCGTTTAAAAGTAGAGCCTGCACTGGGGTATTCGATAGGCTGCTTTTCCCTTCTGCGGCCGATCAGATCGTCCATCTTGGCTTTGATCTCCGCCGGATCGCCAGGCTGCAAGCGCAGCTCCAACCCGGTAATAATGCAGCCGTTGCCATAATACGCGCTGTGGCGATAGGACAGGTGCAGGTCCTCCCCTGCCAGCTGACCCGATTTGCCGTCTTGATCAATATGGGTGCAGCGCACCAGCACATCCTTCATCTCACCACCGTAGGCACCGGCGTTCATAAAGGCCGCGCCTCCGCAGGAGCCGGGAATGCCGTAGGCAAATTCCAGCCCCGTCAGGCTGTGCTCCAGCGCTGTGCGACACACCTTCATCAGCGACGCACCGGCCTGGGCAAAAATGGTATTGCCCTTTACCGTTACGGCAGAAAAGTGCTTATCCATCACCAGCACCGCCGCGTCAATGCCCTTGTCTGCCACCAGCAAATTAGAGCCGTTGCCAATGGTCAAGAGTCGCACGCCGTTTGCCCGGGCACACTGCACCAGCGCCGTGATCTGTTCTTCCGTCTCCGGGAACAGCAGCACCCGCGCCGGGCCGCCGATCTTAAAGGTGGTGTGCAGGCGCATAGGTTCGTTTTCCAAATAATCACAGCCCATTTCTCGGGCTGCCGCAAGGAGTTCTCTCACGCCATCACCCTGCATTATTTCACCTGGTACAGCAGCGCCGCGCCGATGATACCGGCGTTATTGCCCAGCTGTGCCTTTACAATCTGGGTTTGAATTTTGCTGTGAATGCTGTAACGCTCTGCCTGCACATAGCGGCGCAGGGGCTCCATTAAAGTATCGCCCTCGTTGCAGATACCGCCGCCGATGCAGATGATCTCAGGCTGCAAGGCGTTGACCAAATTGATCAGCCCGCAAGACACATACTTGATATAGTTATTCACCACTTCAATACCGGCAATATCGCCAAGGCGCATGGCGTCAAACGCAGTCTTGCCATTGACACCGCCCTCTTCCTCAGCCAGGCGGTGCATAATGGAGTCCGGGTAATCGTCCATAGCACGCTTGGTCTGGCGGATCAGCGCCGTGGCGGAAGCATAAGCCTCCCAGCAGCCCTTACGACCGCAGGAGCACTGCTCGCCGTCTACCATAATCACCATGTGGCCGCACTCGCCACCGGCGCAGTTGACACCGTTGACGATCTTGCCGTCCAAAATGATGCCGCTGCCTACGCCGGTGCCCAGGGTCACAGCCACAAAATTCTTAGACCCGTTGCCGCAACCGGCAAACGCCTCACCCAGTGCGGCGCAGTTGGCGTCATTCTCTACAAATACATTGTCGACCCCCAGGCGCTCCCGAAGCATTTCCCGGGCAGGCACATTGTTAAAGGCCAGGTTGTTGGCAAACTCAATCACGCCGTCTGCATTGCAGGTACCGGGAGAGCCCATACCTACGGCCACCAGGTCACTCATGGTGAGCTTGGCCTCCCGCACGGCCTCGCGGCACACCTTCTCCACATCGTCAAAAATGGCGTTGGCAGGGCGCGGCGCATTCGTCTTGGTTTTTGCAGTAGAGATAATATTATATTGATCGTCCACCACGGAGGCAACAATATTCGTGCCCCCCAAGTCAATTCCTAAGCTGTACATATCTTTTATCCTCCGTTATGAATTCTTCCAAATCTCCAGTTCTTTATCCTCCGGCTCGATCTCTTCCATCCCAAGACCGGCCATCAACTCTTTGGCAGCGTTATAGCCCATTTTCTTTTGGCGGTTGTTCATGGCCGCCGTTTCTACGATCACCGCCAGGTTCCGCCCGGGGGTGATGGGTACGGTAATCACCGGCACCTGAATATCCAAAATACGGGTGTACTCATTGTCCAGTCCCAGCCGATCATACGCCTTGGTGGAATCCCAAGCCTCCAGCTGAATGACCATATCAATTTTCTCCGTATTCTTAACAGCACCCATACCGAAGATCCGACGCGCATTGATAATGCCAATGCCTCGCAGCTCCACAAAGTGGCGAATGTTGCTGGGAGACGCGCCTATCAACGTTTTGTCGCTGACCTTGCGAATTTCCACCGCGTCATCGGCGATCAGTCGGTGCCCGCGCTTGATCAACTCTACGGCCGCCTCGCTTTTACCCGCGCCGCTCTCACCGGTAATGAGTACACCTTCGCCGTACACCTCCACCAGCACGCCGTGGCGTGTGATCCGAGGGGCCAGTTCTGCATTCAAATAAGCGATTAAAGTTGCCAGGAAGGGCGAGGTCTCTTCTTGGGTGCGCAACAGCGGCACCTGGTGCGCCTTACACTCCTCAACGAAATAATCCGGAATGTCCAGCCCTCGAGTCACCACAGCCGCAGCCGGGTGCAGTGCCAACCAATATTGGAGTGCCCGGCGCCGTTTTTCCGGCTCCATATTCAGCAAAAAGCCAAACTCCGTCCACCCTAAGATCTGAACCCGATCGGCATCGAAATAATCCGTATAGCCGGTCATCACGATCCCCGGCCGGTTGACCTCATTGGTGGTAATCA comes from Oscillospiraceae bacterium and encodes:
- the murB gene encoding UDP-N-acetylmuramate dehydrogenase; this translates as MQGDGVRELLAAAREMGCDYLENEPMRLHTTFKIGGPARVLLFPETEEQITALVQCARANGVRLLTIGNGSNLLVADKGIDAAVLVMDKHFSAVTVKGNTIFAQAGASLMKVCRTALEHSLTGLEFAYGIPGSCGGAAFMNAGAYGGEMKDVLVRCTHIDQDGKSGQLAGEDLHLSYRHSAYYGNGCIITGLELRLQPGDPAEIKAKMDDLIGRRREKQPIEYPSAGSTFKRPPGHFAGALIDQCGLRGTSVGGARVSEKHAGFVINTGGATCADVLALCRQCREKVLAETGVELEMEIRVTE
- the hprK gene encoding HPr(Ser) kinase/phosphatase; this encodes MTQSYSVSLEKIITAHNLEIIYLPKPADEILITTNEVNRPGIVMTGYTDYFDADRVQILGWTEFGFLLNMEPEKRRRALQYWLALHPAAAVVTRGLDIPDYFVEECKAHQVPLLRTQEETSPFLATLIAYLNAELAPRITRHGVLVEVYGEGVLITGESGAGKSEAAVELIKRGHRLIADDAVEIRKVSDKTLIGASPSNIRHFVELRGIGIINARRIFGMGAVKNTEKIDMVIQLEAWDSTKAYDRLGLDNEYTRILDIQVPVITVPITPGRNLAVIVETAAMNNRQKKMGYNAAKELMAGLGMEEIEPEDKELEIWKNS
- a CDS encoding ROK family protein, whose amino-acid sequence is MYSLGIDLGGTNIVASVVDDQYNIISTAKTKTNAPRPANAIFDDVEKVCREAVREAKLTMSDLVAVGMGSPGTCNADGVIEFANNLAFNNVPAREMLRERLGVDNVFVENDANCAALGEAFAGCGNGSKNFVAVTLGTGVGSGIILDGKIVNGVNCAGGECGHMVIMVDGEQCSCGRKGCWEAYASATALIRQTKRAMDDYPDSIMHRLAEEEGGVNGKTAFDAMRLGDIAGIEVVNNYIKYVSCGLINLVNALQPEIICIGGGICNEGDTLMEPLRRYVQAERYSIHSKIQTQIVKAQLGNNAGIIGAALLYQVK